One Ranitomeya variabilis isolate aRanVar5 chromosome 5, aRanVar5.hap1, whole genome shotgun sequence DNA window includes the following coding sequences:
- the NKX2-6 gene encoding homeobox protein Nkx-2.6, with the protein MLPCPATSTPFSVTDILKLDRSQHPGGQVEAPSLRSERPPVLSAHDRGGDNEEMGLPCDSPMREDVQSAGCRVPRREERPLQPQRRKPRVLFSQVQVYELERSFKRQKYVSAPEREQLAAALGLSSTQVKIWFQNRRYKCKRQRQDRSLELAGRPPPPRRVAVPVLVRDGKPCLGGAQTIPSSYSASSYPYPVCFVGYTGSPYYSGSLPAVQVVNPGAPAQQGQLQPTLPGIRAW; encoded by the exons ATGCTCCCCTGCCCTGCAACCTCCACTCCCTTCTCAGTCACAGACATCCTGAAGCTGGATCGTTCTCAGCATCCTGGAGGACAAGTGGAGGCTCCTTCGTTGAGGTCTGAACGACCACCAGTCCTATCAGCACATGACAGAGGAGGGGACAATGAGGAAATGGGGCTCCCCTGTGACTCCCCAATGAGAGAGGATGTGCAGA GCGCTGGGTGCAGGGTGCCCAGGAGAGAGGAGCGGCCCCTGCAGCCCCAGAGGAGGAAGCCCCGGGTGCTGTTCTCCCAGGTGCAGGTGTACGAGCTGGAGAGGAGCTTCAAGCGGCAGAAGTACGTGTCCGCCCCGGAGCGGGAGCAGCTGGCCGCGGCGCTGGGGCTCTCCTCCACCCAGGTGAAGATCTGGTTCCAGAACCGGAGGTACAAGTGTAAGAGGCAGCGGCAGGACCGGAGCCTGGAGCTGGCAGGGCGCCCCCCTCCCCCACGCAGGGTGGCAGTGCCAGTCCTGGTCAGGGACGGCAAACCCTGCCTGGGAGGGGCCCAGACTATCCCCTCCAGCTACAGTGCCAGCTCCTACCCTTACCCGGTGTGCTTTGTGGGGTACACTGGGAGCCCCTACTACTCCGGATCACTGCCAGCAGTGCAGGTGGTGAACCCAGGAGCCCCGGCCCAGCAGGGACAGCTACAGCCCACACTGCCCGGCATCAGGGCCTGgtga